The Notoacmeibacter ruber DNA segment GCAGAGGCCCTTGAAGCCCTTGATCGTGTCTTCGAGCGCGACGAGCTTGCCCGGCGAACCGGTGAAGACTTCGGCGACGAAGAAGGGCTGCGACAGGAAGCGCTCGATCTTGCGGGCACGGGCCACGCTGAGCTTATCTTCTTCCGACAGTTCGTCCATGCCGAGAATGGCGATGATGTCCTGCAGGCTCTTGTAGCGCTGAAGGATCGACTGAACCTGACGCGCAACCTCGTAGTGCTCTTCGCCGACGATCTGCGGGTCAAGCATACGCGAAGTGGAGTCCAGCGGGTCCACGGCCGGATAGATGCCCTTCTCGGCGATCGAACGCGACAGAACGGTCGTGGCGTCCAGGTGCGCGAAGGACGTGGCCGGCGCCGGGTCGGTCAAGTCATCGGCTGGCACGTAGATGGCCTGCACCGACGTAATCGAACCCGTGGTCGTCGTCGTGATGCGCTCCTGCAGGGCGCCCATATCCGTCGCCAGCGTCGGCTGATAGCCCACGGCGGAGGGAATGCGGCCAAGAAGCGCCGAGACCTCGGAGCCCGCCTGCGTGAAGCGGAAGATGTTGTCGACGAAGAACAGAACGTCCTGTCCCTGATCGCGGAAATGTTCGGCCACGGTCAGGCCGGTCAGAGCAACGCGGGCGCGGGCACCGGGCGGCTCGTTCATCTGGCCGTAGACGAGAGCGGCCTTGGAGCCTTCGCCGCCGCCTTCCTTGTTCACGTTGGACTCGATCATCTCCCAGTAAAGGTCATTGCCTTCACGGGTACGCTCACCGACACCGGCGAACACCGAGTAACCACCATGCGCCTTGGCGATGTTGTTGATCAGCTCCATGATCAGAACGGTCTTGCCGACGCCGGCACCGCCGAACAGGCCGATCTTGCCGCCTCGGGCGTAGGGCGCCAGAAGGTCGACGACCTTGATGCCGGTCTCGAGAATTTGCGCCTCGGTGGACTGCTCCACATATTCCGGAGCGGACTGGTGAATGGCGCGGAGGCCGTCATTCGGGATCGGGCCGGCTTCATCCACCGGCTGTCCGATCACGTTCATGATGCGACCGAGCGTTCCGTCACCGACCGGCACCGAAATCGGCGAACCGGTATCGACAACGGCCTGTCCGCGAACCACACCTTCGGTGGAGTCCATGGCGATCGTGCGAACGATGTTCTGGCCAAGATGCTGCGCCACCTCAAGAACGAGGCGGGTACCGTTATTGCTGGCTTCCAGCGCGTTCAGGATCGGCGGCAGATGGTCTTCGAAAGCGACGTCGATAACGGCGCCGACCACTGCATGCACTTTGCCCTTCGGCCCTTCGGGCAGCGTATAAGCCGCGTTGGTGTTTTCTTCGGCCATGAATGCCTCCTAGGTCGTCAGAGCGCTTCCGCGCCCGCAATGATTTCGATCAGTTCTGTCGTGATCTTGGCCTGGCGCTGGCGGTTATAGTCCAGTGTCAGCCTGTCGATCATATCGTTGGCGTTGCGCGTCGCATTGTCCATCGCGCTCATCCGGGCACCCTGTTCCGAGGCCGCATTTTCCAGCAGAGCGCGGAAAATCTGCACGGAAATATTCCGCGGAATGAGCGTGCGCAGAATATCGGCTTCGCTCGGCTCGTAATCGTAGAGAACATCAGAGCCAGCTACAGCCTTGTCGTCGGAGACGACTTCCGGCTTGGCCGGAATGATCTGCTGCGCTTTCGGGGTCTGCGTGACGACGTTTTCGAATTCGGAATAGAACAGCGAGCAGACATCGAACTGACCGTCCTCGAAAAGGCCGATCACCTTCTTGCCGATCGCATCCGCGTCCGAGAATCCGAGGCGTTTTACATTGCGCAGATCAACACGGTCGATGATCTTGTCGCCGAATTCACGGCGAAGGATATCGAAGCCCTTCTTGCCGACGCAGATGAACTTGACCGTCTTGCCATTGGCAAGCAGCCGCCGCGCATGGTCACGAGCAAGACGTGCGATCGACGAATTGAAGCCGCCGCAAAGGCCCCGTTCCGCCGTGCAGACGACGAGCAGATGAACATCGTCCTTGCCGGTGCCGGTCATCAGCTTCGGCGCATCGGTCGGCTCGCCGCCACCGGCAAGATTCGCCAGCACGCCGCTCATCCGCTGCGAATAGGGGCGAGCAGCTTCGGCAGCTTCCTGCGCACGGCGCAGCTTCGCCGCGGCCACCATCTGCATCGCCTTGGTGATCTTGGCAGTCGACTTCACCGAAGCGATACGTACGCGAAGCTCTTTCAGATTGGCCATGGAATGGTCCTCTTCAGAGCGCGATCAGGAGAAGGTCTTGGCGAAGGAATCAACTTCCGCCTTCAACTTTTCCTTGATCTCATCCGTCAGCGCCTTTTCACGGGCGATGGCCTCAAGGACCTCCTTGCCCTCATTGCGCATATGGCTGAGAAGGCCCGCTTCAAAACGCGTCACCTGGTTGACGGCGATCTTGTCGAGATAGCCGTTCACACCGGCGAAGATCACCGCGACCTGCTCTTCTGTCTTGAGCGGGCTGAACTGCGGCTGCTTCAGCAGCTCGGTCAGGCGCTCACCACGGTTGAGAAGGCGCTGCGTCGCGGCATCGAGGTCGGAACCGAACTGCGCGAAGGCAGCCATCTCGCGATACTGTGCGAGCTCGCCCTTAATCGAACCGGCCACCTGCTTCATCGCCTTGATCTGCGCCGAAGAACCCACGCGGGACACCGACAGACCGACATTCACCGCCGGACGGATACCCTGGAAGAACAGGTCGGTCTCAAGGAAGATCTGACCGTCGGTGATCGAGATCACGTTGGTCGGAATGAAGGCCGAGACGTCGCCGCCCTGGGTTTCAATGACCGGCAAAGCCGTCAGCGAACCAGCGCCATTATCGTCGTTCAGCTTGGCAGCACGCTCCAGAAGGCGCGAATGCAGATAGAAGACGTCGCCCGGATAGGCCTCGCGGCCCGGCGGGCGGCGCAGCAGAAGCGACATCTGACGGTAGGACACGGCCTGCTTGGACAGATCGTCATAACCGATAAGGGCGTGCTGACCATTGTCGCGGAAATACTCACCCATGGTGCAGCCGGTGAACGGCGCGAGGTACTGCATGGGCGCAGGATCGGATGCCGTTGCGGCGATGACGATCGAGTACGGCAGGGCGCCGCGCTCTTCGAGCACCTTCACGAACTGGGCAACCGTCGAGCGCTTCTGGCCGACAG contains these protein-coding regions:
- the atpA gene encoding F0F1 ATP synthase subunit alpha gives rise to the protein MDIRASEISEILKNQIKNFGQEAEVSEVGQVLSVGDGIARIYGLDNVQAGEMVEFPGGLRGMALNLEADNVGVVLFGDDRQIKEGDTAKRTGDIVSVPVGPELLGRVVDALGNPIDGKGPIGASQTKQVDVKAPGIIPRKSVHEPMATGLKAIDALIPIGRGQRELVIGDRQTGKTAIILDSFLNQKPAHDEDRENDKLFCVYVAVGQKRSTVAQFVKVLEERGALPYSIVIAATASDPAPMQYLAPFTGCTMGEYFRDNGQHALIGYDDLSKQAVSYRQMSLLLRRPPGREAYPGDVFYLHSRLLERAAKLNDDNGAGSLTALPVIETQGGDVSAFIPTNVISITDGQIFLETDLFFQGIRPAVNVGLSVSRVGSSAQIKAMKQVAGSIKGELAQYREMAAFAQFGSDLDAATQRLLNRGERLTELLKQPQFSPLKTEEQVAVIFAGVNGYLDKIAVNQVTRFEAGLLSHMRNEGKEVLEAIAREKALTDEIKEKLKAEVDSFAKTFS
- a CDS encoding F0F1 ATP synthase subunit gamma: MANLKELRVRIASVKSTAKITKAMQMVAAAKLRRAQEAAEAARPYSQRMSGVLANLAGGGEPTDAPKLMTGTGKDDVHLLVVCTAERGLCGGFNSSIARLARDHARRLLANGKTVKFICVGKKGFDILRREFGDKIIDRVDLRNVKRLGFSDADAIGKKVIGLFEDGQFDVCSLFYSEFENVVTQTPKAQQIIPAKPEVVSDDKAVAGSDVLYDYEPSEADILRTLIPRNISVQIFRALLENAASEQGARMSAMDNATRNANDMIDRLTLDYNRQRQAKITTELIEIIAGAEAL
- the atpD gene encoding F0F1 ATP synthase subunit beta, translated to MAEENTNAAYTLPEGPKGKVHAVVGAVIDVAFEDHLPPILNALEASNNGTRLVLEVAQHLGQNIVRTIAMDSTEGVVRGQAVVDTGSPISVPVGDGTLGRIMNVIGQPVDEAGPIPNDGLRAIHQSAPEYVEQSTEAQILETGIKVVDLLAPYARGGKIGLFGGAGVGKTVLIMELINNIAKAHGGYSVFAGVGERTREGNDLYWEMIESNVNKEGGGEGSKAALVYGQMNEPPGARARVALTGLTVAEHFRDQGQDVLFFVDNIFRFTQAGSEVSALLGRIPSAVGYQPTLATDMGALQERITTTTTGSITSVQAIYVPADDLTDPAPATSFAHLDATTVLSRSIAEKGIYPAVDPLDSTSRMLDPQIVGEEHYEVARQVQSILQRYKSLQDIIAILGMDELSEEDKLSVARARKIERFLSQPFFVAEVFTGSPGKLVALEDTIKGFKGLCNGEYDHLPEVAFYMVGTMEEAVAKAQKLAEEAA